The following are from one region of the Aspergillus chevalieri M1 DNA, chromosome 1, nearly complete sequence genome:
- a CDS encoding phosphoglycerate mutase family protein (COG:G;~EggNog:ENOG410PNPF;~InterPro:IPR013078,IPR029033), whose protein sequence is MAFRLHVVRHAEGIHNPKHDISILDPPLTPKGVQQSERLSQIFPFNDNVGLVITSPLKRTLQTTLIGFQQTLDGKYYPETAGSGQPDGARLLLSPDIQAHSARLCDTGSDQAILQSEFPHLPWDELAFDPVFPAKEELYAPDREALVERGRSFQRFLKKEFVALDSGRPDIVVVSHGGFMKHIIPNEKLAFDQAGWMSFFVQFDRDSEMTSIRIQ, encoded by the coding sequence ATGGCTTTCCGTCTCCACGTTGTCCGACATGCCGAGGGCATCCATAACCCTAAGCATGATATTTCAATCCTGGACCCTCCTCTGACGCCAAAAGGCGTCCAGCAATCTGAAAGACTCTCACAGATATTTCCTTTCAATGATAATGTCGGTCTTGTCATCACTTCGCCACTGAAACGGACACTGCAAACAACTCTCATCGGCTTCCAGCAAACACTCGACGGAAAATATTATCCCGAGACAGCAGGAAGCGGACAGCCTGATGGCGCAAGACTCTTGTTATCACCCGATATCCAAGCTCATTCAGCTCGCCTGTGCGACACCGGCTCTGACCAGGCTATTCTGCAATCCGAATTTCCGCATCTTCCGTGGGATGAACTAGCTTTCGACCCAGTGTTTCCTGCCAAAGAAGAACTGTACGCGCCAGATCGAGAAGCGCTGGTTGAAAGGGGACGAAGTTTTCAGAGATTCCTCAAGAAGGAGTTTGTGGCGTTGGATAGTGGACGGCCGGATATTGTCGTTGTCTCGCATGGAGGGTTCATGAAGCACATCATACCGAATGAGAAATTGGCGTTCGATCAGGCGGGCTGGATGAGCTTTTTTGTACAATTCGATCGAGACTCTGAGATGACATCGATTAGAATTCAGTAG
- a CDS encoding carboxylesterase/lipase family protein (COG:I;~EggNog:ENOG410PP2D;~InterPro:IPR019819,IPR019826,IPR002018,IPR029058;~MEROPS:MER0030934;~PFAM:PF00135;~SECRETED:SignalP(1-19)): MRHIFSALLGLAALGAASATLHAAAHQSPVINTTYGDVRGAPSSFRGGSTATVYKGIPFAAPPTGSNRWKAPKKPRSWSGVLNATEFGPQCAQTISDAGIFSSGKNITSEDCLYLNVWTPTYNDTSEITTKNLPVFLWIYGGRFTGGSGDVITYDGTGLASKDIIVVTINYRLGPFGFFAHPELSAESGRNTSGNYGILDQQAALRWVHENIRNFGGNPDQVTVGGQSAGSASALDAMWSPLVKGLAHGVIAESGARGPHDPVTGSAATSYRSKEAAESHGVRFLEELNVSSIAQLRNVSMETLLEYDSLSDTIFENTQFENLTSAFMEPPMWRPNLDGYVFPHTYGEALRLNGHSDIPILTGNNKDESGASPDTSYNVSTYHTLYQELFGDFADEFFQLYPANNSTQASENSNEFFRDLSRVGTWRWAVDWAAGGAKSNVYTYYFTRAPAENRDKGAYHGSEIWYTFNNIPYSDYSNVTWYDYDFVVEGRMSEYWANFIRKGDPNGDGLPRFVKTTNQTKETMWLGNSWGAGPLSIQDKRIDFIERWYATLKEW; the protein is encoded by the coding sequence ATGAGGCATATTTTCTCTGCTTTACTTGGACTGGCAGCTCTCGGAGCTGCTAGTGCTACTCTTCATGCTGCTGCCCATCAATCTCCCGTAATCAACACCACCTATGGCGATGTCCGAGGTGCTCCATCTTCTTTCCGTGGGGGAAGCACGGCAACTGTCTACAAAGGCATTCCTTTTGCTGCTCCACCAACGGGATCCAACCGCTGGAAAGCCCCAAAGAAGCCAAGGTCATGGAGTGGCGTGCTCAATGCCACTGAATTTGGTCCTCAATGCGCCCAAACCATCAGCGACGCAGGCATTTTCTCCAGCGGCAAGAATATCACGAGCGAGGACTGTTTGTACTTAAACGTCTGGACGCCAACGTACAACGATACTTCGGAAATTACGACCAAGAATCTTCCCGTGTTCCTCTGGATCTACGGTGGCCGCTTCACAGGCGGTTCCGGAGACGTTATCACCTATGACGGAACGGGTCTAGCGTCAAAGGATATCATCGTCGTGACTATCAATTACCGTCTCGGTCCCTTTGGCTTCTTCGCACATCCAGAGCTTTCCGCTGAGTCTGGACGCAACACCTCCGGGAACTACGGTATCTTGGACCAGCAAGCAGCGCTTCGATGGGTTCATGAGAATATCCGGAACTTCGGTGGAAACCCCGATCAGGTTACTGTTGGTGGTCAGTCAGCTGGCTCTGCAAGTGCTTTGGATGCTATGTGGAGTCCTCTAGTCAAGGGCCTTGCTCATGGCGTCATTGCGGAAAGTGGTGCTCGTGGACCACATGACCCTGTCACGGGCAGCGCAGCGACTAGTTATCGGAGCAAGGAAGCGGCAGAGTCTCATGGAGTGAGGTTCCTCGAGGAACTGAATGTCTCTTCCATCGCGCAGTTGCGGAACGTCTCTATGGAAACTCTGCTCGAGTACGATTCGCTGAGTGACACGATCTTCGAAAACACCCAGTTTGAAAACCTGACATCCGCATTCATGGAACCTCCCATGTGGCGTCCCAACCTCGACGGCTATGTTTTCCCGCACACCTATGGTGAAGCCCTTCGTCTGAATGGCCATTCTGATATCCCAATTCTCACAGGCAACAATAAGGATGAATCCGGTGCCAGTCCCGACACGAGCTACAACGTTTCGACATACCACACGCTTTATCAGGAACTCTTCGGTGATTTCGCAGACGAGTTCTTCCAGCTTTATCCCGCGAACAACAGCACCCAAGCCAGCGAGAACAGTAACGAGTTCTTCCGCGACCTCAGCAGAGTCGGAACCTGGCGCTGGGCAGTCGACTGGGCGGCTGGCGGTGCAAAGAGCAACGTCTATACGTACTATTTCACTCGCGCGCCTGCTGAGAACCGCGATAAAGGGGCATACCATGGCTCTGAGATTTGGTACACGTTCAACAACATCCCGTACTCTGATTACTCGAACGTCACTTGGTATGACTATGACTTTGTTGTTGAGGGTCGGATGTCTGAGTACTGGGCCAACTTTATCCGCAAGGGTGACCCCAATGGTGATGGGCTGCCCAGGTTTGTCAAGACGACAAACCAAACGAAGGAGACGATGTGGTTGGGCAACTCTTGGGGAGCTGGTCCTCTTTCTATTCAGGATAAGCGTATTGACTTTATTGAGCGTTGGTATGCTACTTTGAAGGAATGGTGA
- a CDS encoding ankyrin repeat domain-containing protein (COG:K;~EggNog:ENOG410PNF0;~InterPro:IPR002110,IPR036770,IPR020683;~PFAM:PF12796,PF00023,PF13637;~go_function: GO:0005515 - protein binding [Evidence IEA]) translates to MSIEPTLGHVTNYPRPCSKVANLQIKETTQSPSMLLLDLPTELLWLIGSFLERKSDLNFLSQANRHLHLLFNRVVYDLDVKNSWSCALEWAARNGCEATARKAIDAGASLDSEEYYESKPLTLAVENGDDAFVRLLLEKGANPNDDSYWNWGLNPLTDASMRGYESIVRLLLEHGASQYRPDSAPMTFPALQIYNLPLPSAAGEGHLEIVKLLTGADHEKRFRDLIGPIALTQAAAGGHISVAQHLIEEGVDPNLHEWQGEDDPISWASRQGRLEMVKFLLDKKAEVLPKEQDNLLYPMTLAASRGHYAVAELLVSTYVERITQSGSIEERGTLLAVAVICGWEVTVQRLLEHGCPPDTLSLGYNRMNWDASLTPLARAVENNDYEMIQILLHHGANPNGQGCSELYDSPLFLAITNGYPDIVQCLLDHGAYLSCPEGHTCDHEAMVLLGAIPFKTIFPLLLDRGANPEAITEDHEYPLAQALRSGHIARVQLLLDKGVPLQTPPELKYAPSVLACAVDGGQAMVEFVLAQGFVPQPEETERALYVAARHGNPALLELFLDQATDQGWCPNASVMMEAALEHNIDDAKAMIDLLLDRGVHIDTRDRDNTTLLFKAAELCHHKMVPFLLERGADPISRNGSGSICPLVASAANVTNTSLSVTTCLLEFIEERGIPLQDWEDQLKVIEEATYEPWKDQVTRLLQRLYWRNVYPPPSNMPSDSAKGLKRRRNNSSAGGREVRGRQDA, encoded by the coding sequence ATGTCAATAGAGCCCACTTTGGGTCATGTGACCAACTATCCGCGCCCCTGTTCAAAAGTCGCTAATCTTCAAATAAAAGAAACAACTCAATCCCCCAGTATGCTGTTATTGGACTTGCCAACTGAGCTTTTGTGGCTCATTGGCTCCTTTTTGGAGCGCAAAAGCGATCTGAATTTCCTCTCTCAGGCAAACCGACACCTACACCTACTGTTCAACCGCGTTGTCTATGACCTAGACGTCAAAAACTCTTGGAGCTGTGCTCTAGAATGGGCCGCGCGAAATGGTTGTGAGGCAACTGCACGAAAAGCAATTGATGCAGGCGCCTCTCTAGACAGCGAGGAATACTATGAAAGTAAGCCACTGACGCTGGCTGTGGAAAATGGCGATGATGCCTTCGTGCGTCTGCTCCTTGAGAAGGGCGCGAATCCCAACGACGACTCATACTGGAATTGGGGCCTCAACCCTCTTACCGACGCATCAATGCGCGGGTACGAATCTATTGTCAGGCTTCTGTTGGAACATGGAGCTTCCCAATATCGTCCTGATAGTGCTCCCATGACCTTTCCCGCATTGCAGATTTACAACTTGCCATTGCCGAGCGCAGCAGGAGAAGGACATCTCGAGATTGTTAAACTCCTTACAGGAGCCGACCATGAAAAGCGATTTCGAGATCTTATTGGTCCAATTGCACTTACCcaagctgctgctggtggaCATATAAGTGTTGCGCAACATCTAATTGAGGAGGGTGTTGATCCGAATTTGCACGAGTGGCAAGGTGAAGATGATCCCATTTCCTGGGCTTCTCGACAGGGTCGGCTGGAGATGGTCAAGTTTTTACTTGACAAAAAGGCCGAGGTTTTGCCAAAAGAGCAAGACAATCTCCTATATCCGATGACCTTGGCCGCTAGCAGAGGCCATTATGCGGTGGCCGAACTCCTCGTATCAACATACGTTGAGAGAATTACTCAATCTGGGAGTATCGAAGAACGAGGCACGCTATTAGCAGTGGCTGTTATCTGTGGATGGGAAGTTACCGTGCAAAGACTACTTGAGCATGGTTGTCCACCAGATACATTGTCTTTAGGATACAATCGAATGAACTGGGATGCCAGCCTGACACCGCTGGCGAGGGCTGTTGAGAACAATGACTATGAAATGATTCAGATATTGCTTCACCACGGCGCAAATCCGAATGGACAAGGGTGCTCTGAACTCTATGATAGTCCCCTTTTCCTGGCAATAACAAATGGCTATCCGGACATCGTGCAATGCCTCCTCGACCATGGGGCATATCTGAGCTGCCCGGAGGGCCATACATGCGATCATGAAGCGATGGTCCTGTTGGGAGCAATCCCATTCAAGACCATATTCCCGCTCCTCCTTGACCGAGGCGCGAATCCAGAGGCGATAACAGAAGATCACGAATACCCTCTTGCACAGGCACTCCGATCTGGCCATATTGCCAGGGTGCAATTGCTGCTAGATAAGGGAGTCCCGTTACAAACGCCTCCTGAGTTGAAGTACGCCCCAAGCGTGCTGGCTTGTGCAGTGGACGGAGGACAGGCTATGGTGGAATTCGTTCTAGCCCAAGGATTTGTTCCCCAACCTGAGGAAACAGAGCGCGCCTTATATGTAGCTGCCCGACATGGAAACCCGGCTCTATTGGAATTGTTTCTGGACCAGGCGACAGACCAAGGCTGGTGTCCAAACGCAAGCGTTATGATGGAAGCCGCCTTAGAACACAATATAGATGATGCAAAAGCCATGATTGATTTATTACTCGACCGCGGTGTTCACATTGACACACGGGATCGAGATAATACGACTCTCTTATTCAAGGCCGCCGAGCTCTGCCATCATAAAATGGTTCCTTTCTTGTTGGAGCGGGGCGCGGATCCTATATCAAGAAACGGCTCTGGAAGCATTTGTCCATTGGTGGCTTCCGCAGCCAACGTGACAAACACTTCACTCTCGGTAACAACTTGTCTGCTGGAATTTATTGAAGAGCGGGGTATTCCGTTGCAGGACTGGGAAGACCAGCTGAAGGTGATAGAGGAGGCAACATATGAACCCTGGAAGGATCAAGTTACACGACTTCTGCAGCGTTTGTACTGGAGAAATGTATATCCTCCTCCGTCAAATATGCCATCGGATTCAGCAAAAGGGTTGAAACGAAGACGAAACAACAGCAGCGCTGGCGGCAGAGAAGTGAGAGGACGGCAAGATGCCTGA
- a CDS encoding MBL fold metallo-hydrolase (COG:S;~EggNog:ENOG410Q1YN;~InterPro:IPR001279,IPR036866;~PFAM:PF00753) produces the protein MEPIIHPIFEKQTSTWQYIVACPRTLQAAIIDPVLDYDQAQMSISTTSADALLDFATSHNYTITRLLETHAHADHLTAAYYIKQRLKVENHAHVPICTGYRIRQVQNTFARRYGVPKDELDNAFDHLSQDDETFRIGDIAGQVLHLPGHTPDHSGYLIGRNVFTGDSMFNPDVGSARCDFPAGDAHALYSSMQKLLSLPDEYKLYTGHDYPPSSGDYQSRDPMPYVTVKEQREGNKHVKGGTPKEDFVRWRQERDSGLNEPRLLHQALQVNIRGGRLPLHADRRVFLSMPVRVPESWN, from the coding sequence ATGGAACCAATTATccatccaatctttgaaaAGCAGACGTCGACATGGCAATATATAGTAGCCTGTCCTCGAACCCTCCAAGCAGCCATCATCGATCCCGTGCTGGACTATGATCAGGCTCAGATGAGCATCAGCACCACCTCAGCCGATGCATTGTTGGACTTTGCCACTTCGCACAATTATACCATCACTCGCCTCCTCGAGACACACGCACACGCAGACCACCTTACTGCAGCATACTACATTAAACAAAGATTGAAGGTGGAGAACCACGCACACGTGCCAATATGCACCGGATATCGCATTCGACAGGTACAAAATACTTTTGCGCGACGGTATGGGGTTCCGAAAGATGAGCTCGATAATGCATTCGATCATCTCTCCCAAGACGATGAAACATTTCGAATCGGAGACATAGCAGGGCAAGTCCTCCATTTACCCGGGCATACACCCGACCATAGCGGATACTTAATTGGGAGGAATGTCTTCACAGGCGACTCGATGTTTAACCCCGACGTAGGCAGTGCACGCTGTGATTTCCCCGCTGGCGATGCACATGCTTTATACAGCTCTATGCAGAAACTTCTCTCACTACCAGACGAGTACAAGCTGTATACTGGACATGATTATCCTCCATCATCTGGTGACTACCAGAGTCGAGATCCGATGCCGTATGTGACTGTCAAGGAACAACGAGAAGGGAACAAGCATGTTAAGGGCGGTACACCCAAAGAGGACTTTGTGCGATGGCGGCAAGAAAGAGATTCGGGGCTGAATGAGCCCCGGCTTCTGCATCAGGCGTTGCAGGTGAATATCCGGGGAGGGAGGTTGCCGCTACATGCGGATCGGAGAGTGTTTCTATCGATGCCGGTCAGGGTCCCGGAATCGTGGAATTAA
- a CDS encoding TDT family transporter (COG:P;~EggNog:ENOG410PI7D;~InterPro:IPR004695,IPR038665;~PFAM:PF03595;~TransMembrane:8 (o19-44i64-88o94-118i125-146o166-188i246-269o275-294i306-330o);~go_component: GO:0016021 - integral component of membrane [Evidence IEA];~go_process: GO:0055085 - transmembrane transport [Evidence IEA]): MGTGIVSILLNTLPYNGEWLYWISVVVFALNVLIFVIFLCLSILRYAFYPEIFPVTVTHPTQSLTLGSFPMGLATIINMICFVCVPSWGPWASYLAWGLWMATVVFSVATCFALMFIMTTSEGEVLLSSASAAWLLPIVACVVTSASGSVVAEVLPNPQYALGTIVASYVVWGIGVPMALMMTVIYLLRLMLYKLPPKAAIASTFLPIGPLGQGGYGIQRLGQAAKMAFPQTGTLQPGTGDVLYDIGFLVGLIFWGFGLVWLFFAIATVFRVRRFSFNLGWWSFVFPLGVYATCTNQLGQDMPSRFFKVLGTILSLSVVISWIVVSYFTVRGVYKQNLFVDPCLTALHDKQQRKLEHQHRERHSYP, encoded by the exons ATGGGCACGGGAATTGTCTCGATTCTGCTCAATACACTCCCCTATAATGGGGAATGGCTCTATTGGATTTCTGTAGTAGTCTTCGCACTCAACGTGCTGATTTTTGTGATATTCCTCTGTTTATCAATCCTGAGATATGCCTTCTATCCCGAGATCTTCCCGGTGACGGTCACCCATCCAACCCAGTCGCTAACTCTGGGCTCATTCCCAATGGGATTGGCAACTATCATTAACATGATTTGCTTCGTCTGTGTCCCGTCTTGGGGACCATGGGCGAGTTACCTTGCCTGGGGCTTGTGGATGGCGACCGTTGTCTTCTCCGTCGCGACGTGTTTTGCCTTGATGTTCATCAT GACGACTAGTGAAGGGGAGGTTCTGTTATCCTCCGCAAGTGCAGCATGGTTGCTTCCAATTGTCGCGTGCGTTGTCACATCGGCATCCGGCTCGGTTGTTGCTGAGGTTCTCCCGAATCCGCAGTATGCCCTTGGGACCATTGTCGCAAGCTACGTGGTATGGGGCATTGGCGTTCCGATGGCATTGATGATGACGGTGATTTATCTATTACGGTTGATGTTGTATAAGCTGCCGCCCAAAGCAGCTATTGCCAGCACGTTCTTGCCAATAGGGCCTCTCGGGCAGGGGGGTTATGG GATCCAGAGACTCGGACAAGCAGCAAAGATGGCCTTCCCCCAAACTGGGACACTGCAGCCAGGAACGGGCGACGTTTTGTATGACATTGGGTTTCTCGTTGGGCTGATATTCTGGGGCTTCGGGCTCGTATGGCTTTTCTTCGCAATAGCAACTGTCTTCCGAGTGCGCAGGTTCTCCTTTAACCTGGGCTGGTGGTCATTTGTTTTTCCTCTCGGCGTCTATGCGACCTGTACGAATCAGCTGGGTCAGGACATGCCTTCGCGGTTTTTCAAGGTTCTGGGAACG ATTCTCTCTTTAAGTGTCGTTATATCGTGGATCGTGGTCTCGTACTTCACTGTCAGAGGTGTCTACAAGCAAAACTTGTTTGTGGATCCCTGTCTGACGGCTTTGCATGATAAACAGCAAAGgaagctggagcatcaacaTCGGGAGAGGCATAGTTATCCTTGA
- a CDS encoding CCCH zinc finger and SMR domain protein (COG:L;~EggNog:ENOG410QE6U;~InterPro:IPR002625,IPR013899,IPR036063,IPR000571, IPR036855;~PFAM:PF01713,PF14608,PF08590;~go_function: GO:0046872 - metal ion binding [Evidence IEA]), with protein sequence MVAEDVLDSCLRLLQDAALDEEEQAEKVEDFLREKTSLTGSSLENAVLDILWRHRNRSVPDSSPPPRHTIIRRSSPAPWQMARSSTPLSPASNLGTSPGSTSWLHSSRGTFSRAPLSATVSPFSSPRPSPRLALAQPIPHSPNLNAYEFSDQTQASDYFYGDLGNDSNVDWLVADDANSTTSSIGGLSASGSLSATAPEFVPDMSPHDILRTVLGDKRSNEEIETALEANSYDLGATIASLTQNDGESLSNQSDDGRIVVGKSMAIEQPQLVTSTAQNRSPVVCKYWLSTGQCLRADCRFSHDLTSHVCKYWVMGNCLAGDGCPFSHDPSALISNISVQDDNQQLNAGSSFPVDNAADAFPPLQSPALGDPWANQYTSKYPAHLSGMGGSRAGSHLQVHGGRRNGSTGNVSRPHSRPTSRQQHRELNPTAPSVDDPDAFPTLGTVTAKNAGKKHGKRNAREYQSGKENHPTSLADVVRMTPSPAPGKGKPSSRNGRDGFKSRENTAAAQSIPAPQNIPWLETGSRANQQYIKYRTEAIRHGTVRNKFLQSAAQAWNRNDARAAKALSLRGQAENEAMRKCHREAARQLYEERNKHLLTMGLDDSTEELYVDLHGLHPEEAIEYLEKILLKHAREGRRVLYAITGTGHHSKNGKDKIGKAVKTWLNEWRYLFREFSVPGERGGYVGGILGIDPTSYDRSLAKSLEEEIKDDDNRNQPTISMGKIQLLRREDLEPQSN encoded by the exons ATGGTGGCAGAAGACGTCCTTGATAGCTGCCTGCGTCTCCTTCAGGATGCCGctcttgatgaagaggagcagGCGGAGAAGGTGGAGGACTTTCTACGCGAGAAGACATCTTTAACAGGATCTTCATTGGAGAATGCGGTGCTTGACATCCTCTGGCGCCATCGAAATCGTTCCGTGCCAgattcctctcctcctccgcgaCACACCATCATCCGCCGATCATCGCCTGCGCCATGGCAGATGGCTCGTTCATCCACTCCCTTATCACCCGCATCCAACCTGGGAACGAGCCCCGGCAGTACATCCTGGTTACACAGCTCCCGCGGGACTTTCTCTCGAGCTCCTCTCTCCGCGACCGTCTCGCCATTTTCCTCCCCGCGTCCGTCCCCCAGACTTGCTTTGGCTCAACCGATTCCCCATTCCCCGAACTTGAACGCATACGAATTCTCTGATCAAACTCAAGCGTCGGATTACTTCTACGGTGACCTTGGTAATGACAGCAACGTGGATTGGCTGGTGGCCGATGATGCCAATAGTACTACTTCCTCCATTGGAGGGCTCAGTGCGTCTGGTTCTCTCAGTGCCACAGCTCCCGAATTTGTACCTGATATGAGCCCTCACGATATTCTCCGGACGGTGCTTGGCGACAAGAGATCAAATGAGGAGATCGAGACGGCGTTGGAAGCAAATAGCTATGACCTGGGTGCGACAATTGCCTCACTCACCCAGAATGACGGGGAATCATTGTCGAATCAGTCAGATGATGGTCGGATTGTGGTGGGGAAATCTATGGCGATAGAACAGCCCCAATTAGTTACCTCTACGGCGCAGAACCGGAGTCCCGTGGTCTGCAAATATTGGCTTTCGACTGGACAATGCCTTCGTGCTGATTGCCGGTTTAGTCATGATTTAACCTCCCATGTTTGCAA ATACTGGGTGATGGGCAATTGCCTGGCCGGGGATGGATGTCCATTTTCGCATGACCCTTCAGCCCTCATTTCCAACATCAGTGTGCAAGACGACAACCAGCAACTCAACGCCGGCTCATCATTTCCCGTTGACAATGCTGCAGACGCGTTCCCTCCCCTGCAGTCACCCGCCCTGGGCGATCCATGGGCGAATCAGTACACGAGCAAATATCCAGCTCATCTTTCGGGAATGGGAGGCAGTAGAGCCGGTTCGCACCTACAAGTCCATGGCGGCAGACGCAACGGAAGCACGGGCAATGTTTCACGCCCTCACTCGCGCCCAACCAGTCGACAACAGCATCGCGAGCTGAATCCGACTGCTCCGTCAGTTGATGATCCCGATGCATTTCCGACTCTTGGTACAGTGACTGCAAAGAACGCAGGGAAGAAGCATGGGAAACGAAATGCACGAGAATACCAGTCTGGCAAGGAAAACCACCCGACTTCCCTCGCAGATGTTGTACGTATGACCCCATCTCCCGCTCCTGGGAAGGGGAAGCCCTCGTCGAGAAACGGTCGGGATGGATTCAAGAGCCGCGAAAACACCGCAGCTGCTCAGTCTATTCCGGCCCCGCAGAATATCCCGTGGCTGGAGACTGGTTCGCGAGCAAACCAGCAATATATCAAGTATCGTACTGAGGCTATTCGTCATGGCACAGTGAGGAACAAGTTTCTGCAGAG TGCGGCGCAAGCCTGGAATCGAAACGATGCTAGGGCTGCAAAAGCTCTGTCACTTCGGGGTCAAGCAGAGAACGAAGCCATGCGGAAGTGTCATCGTGAGGCAGCACGGCAATTATATGAAGAACGCAACAAACATCTGCTCACGATGGGGCTTGATGACTCTACCGAGGAACTCTACGTCGACCTGCATGGCCTTCACCCAGAGGAGGCTATCGAATACCTAGAGAAAATTCTGCTCAAGCATGCCCGTGAAGGCCGCCGTGTTCTCTATGCCATTACAGGCACCGGTCACCATTCAAAAAATGGAAAGGACAAGATTGGGAAGGCCGTCAAGACATGGCTCAACGAGTGGCGGTATCTGTTTCGCGAGTTTAGCGTCCCCGGTGAACGGGGTGGGTACGTTGGTGGTATTCTGGGCATTGATCCCACCAGCTACGACCGGTCACTTGCAAAGAGccttgaagaagaaataaAAGACGACGACAACCGGAATCAACCCACTATATCTATGGGCAAGATTCAGCTTCTTAGACGCGAAGACTTGGAACCGCAGAGCAACTGA
- a CDS encoding HpcH/HpaI aldolase/citrate lyase family protein (COG:G;~EggNog:ENOG410PHU5;~InterPro:IPR015813,IPR005000,IPR040442,IPR011206;~PFAM:PF03328;~go_function: GO:0003824 - catalytic activity [Evidence IEA]): MATRNALRRSLLYIPGSSQRFIDKSRTLSADCVAYDLEDSVTPHKKVEARGLVRRALDQPAPDGIRERAVRINSVDSGLALGDLTEVLQSPNLSTIVLPKVNSASDLTFVTDVISHILSQQEQQEHQQHQQRPTISLLALVESAKSLTNLTQICSASPLLQGLIFAAEDFALDLSLTRTPALTEFLFARSMIATAARAANLPSTIDLVCTAYKSTTGDGRPPAALEEECRGGKHLGFNGKQCIHPSQVETVERIFGPEDSEVEWAVRVKIADEKAAAAGWGAWTLDGKMIDVPVAEKARAIVKKAEVCGFNVHELREKWQHQEPE, translated from the exons ATGGCAACCAGAAACGCCCTCCGCCGCTCCCTCCTCTACA TCCCCGGATCCTCCCAGCGCTTCATTGACAAATCGCGCACGTTATCAGCTGACTGCGTTGCCTATGATCTCGAAGACAGCGTCACTCCGCACAAGAAGGTCGAGGCTCGCGGGCTGGTGCGGAGGGCTCTCGATCAACCGGCGCCGGATGGAATTCGTGAGCGGGCGGTTCGTATCAATTCAGTTGATAGTGGGTTAGCATTGGGGGATTTGACTGAGGTG CTCCAATCCCCCAACCTCTCCACCATCGTCCTCCCCAAAGTCAACTCAGCCTCAGACCTCACCTTCGTCACGGATGTCATTTCGCATATCCTCTCgcaacaagaacaacaagaacaccaacaacaccaacaacgcCCAACAATTTCCCTCCTCGCCCTTGTCGAATCCGCCAAATCTCTAACAAATCTCACCCAGATCTGCTCTGCCTCCCCGCTCCTCCAGGGTCTGATCTTCGCCGCAGAGGATTTCGCGCTCGATCTCAGCCTGACTCGTACACCGGCGCTCACTGAATTCCTCTTCGCGCGGTCGATGATCGCAACCGCTGCGCGCGCTGCGAACCTCCCCTCTACGATTGATTTGGTCTGCACTGCGTACAAATCTACAACTGGTGATGGACGGCCGCCTGCTGCATTGGAGGAAGAATGTCGCGGCGGGAAGCATTTGGGATTCAATGGGAAGCAATGTATCCACCCATCGCAGGTGGAGACCGTGGAGCGGATCTTTGGACCTGAGGATAGTGAGGTCGAGTGGGCTGTGCGTGTGAAGATTGCGGAtgagaaggctgctgctgctggttggGGTGCCTGGACGTTGGATGGGAAGATGATTGATGTCCCGGTGGCTGAGAAGGCAAGGGCAATTGTGAAAAAGGCTGAGGTTTGTGGGTTTAATGTCCATGAGTTGCGTGAGAAATGGCAGCACCAGGAGCCGGAGTAA